A window from Sinorhizobium fredii encodes these proteins:
- a CDS encoding response regulator, translated as MSFFGVSGMYYSGESLGEHRIVLAEDSNLFSSMVSKRLKELFDIDVIVCRDYEDLQFAVENASFPASLAISNINLPGAENGEALNYLIDMSVPTVVFTGSFQEKTREAILAKDIVDYVIKDSVFAVDMLAESVCRFLTNQKHHVLIVDDSPTARALLTTQLKRYNFRTSSAESGAAALKILKNNPDIALVITDYNMPDIDGFELTRRIRSAHGPHQLRIIGVSSSTNRLLSARFLKAGGNDFVVRPFVNEEFYCRVNQNLDTLTKIKTLSERVKIPA; from the coding sequence ATGTCATTCTTCGGCGTTTCCGGAATGTATTATTCCGGCGAATCCCTTGGCGAGCACCGCATTGTGCTTGCCGAGGACTCCAACCTGTTCTCATCGATGGTTTCGAAACGACTGAAGGAGTTGTTCGATATCGACGTGATCGTCTGCCGCGACTACGAGGATTTGCAGTTTGCCGTGGAGAATGCGTCCTTTCCGGCCTCGCTTGCCATTTCGAACATCAACCTGCCGGGTGCGGAGAACGGCGAGGCGCTCAACTATCTGATCGACATGAGCGTGCCGACGGTCGTCTTCACCGGTTCCTTTCAGGAGAAGACGCGTGAGGCGATTCTCGCCAAGGACATCGTCGACTATGTGATCAAGGACAGCGTCTTTGCTGTCGACATGCTGGCGGAATCGGTCTGCCGGTTCCTCACCAACCAGAAGCATCACGTGCTGATCGTCGACGACAGCCCGACCGCGCGGGCGCTGCTGACAACGCAGCTGAAGCGCTACAATTTTCGCACCAGCTCGGCCGAAAGCGGTGCGGCGGCGCTGAAGATCCTGAAGAACAATCCGGATATTGCGCTGGTCATCACCGATTACAACATGCCGGATATCGACGGCTTCGAGCTGACGCGCCGGATCCGCTCGGCCCACGGACCGCATCAGTTGCGCATCATCGGCGTCTCATCGTCGACCAACCGCTTGCTTTCCGCGCGCTTCCTCAAGGCCGGCGGCAATGATTTCGTCGTGCGTCCCTTCGTCAACGAGGAGTTCTATTGCCGCGTCAACCAGAACCTCGACACTTTGACGAAAATCAAGACTTTGAGCGAAAGGGTGAAAATTCCCGCCTGA
- a CDS encoding adenylate/guanylate cyclase domain-containing protein, with product MGEAQTLFEVLRQSVKPKVANAFERLVRDAPDRKLCRINALGFASAEGLDEEETIAGFLHASRLGIFELSWNVLCPGCGGVLDANTSLKSVQSTEYTCALCAAGYEPTLDEMVEVTFTVSPRMRHIEAHNPHELPPIEYFRQMYWGSGIDLPEDDYEEKFDQFIIETLELPPGEKAVISLQLPAEFVIVFEPVTHAAQFLDVSGEPTRERRNLSLVFDRAHRHAETLKMQPGPLRIQVENHAEVRTLPSVCMANETLHGMLGRRRPFLTAKRLLSNQTFRDIYRTDMLDVDQRLKITSLTFLFTDLRGSTELYERVGDLAAFDLVRAHFRVLNEIVAAEAGAVVKTIGDAVMATFPTPDRAVAAAMRMRDAMRKLNDERGSEDLLLKIGIHEGPCIAVNLNERQDYFGQTVNIASRVQHLATSREIFATGSVLEDPRASNLLSDRGLSPMSHNVTLRGIATEISIFAIP from the coding sequence ATGGGTGAAGCTCAGACGCTATTCGAAGTGCTGCGCCAGTCTGTGAAGCCGAAGGTCGCTAATGCCTTCGAGCGGCTGGTTCGCGATGCGCCCGACCGCAAGCTCTGCCGCATCAATGCGCTCGGCTTTGCTAGCGCCGAGGGGCTCGACGAGGAAGAAACGATCGCGGGCTTCCTGCACGCCTCCCGGCTCGGCATTTTCGAGCTTTCCTGGAATGTCCTCTGCCCCGGCTGCGGCGGCGTGCTCGATGCCAATACGTCGTTGAAGTCGGTGCAGAGCACCGAATATACCTGTGCCCTCTGTGCTGCAGGCTACGAGCCGACCCTCGACGAGATGGTCGAGGTGACCTTCACGGTGAGCCCGCGGATGCGCCACATCGAGGCACACAATCCGCACGAGTTGCCGCCGATCGAATATTTCCGCCAGATGTATTGGGGCTCCGGCATCGATCTGCCCGAGGACGACTACGAGGAGAAATTCGACCAGTTCATTATCGAGACGCTGGAACTGCCGCCGGGCGAAAAGGCGGTCATCTCGCTGCAGCTGCCCGCGGAATTCGTCATCGTCTTCGAACCGGTGACGCATGCGGCGCAGTTCCTGGATGTCAGCGGCGAGCCGACCAGGGAACGACGCAATCTTTCGCTCGTCTTCGACCGCGCGCACCGGCATGCCGAAACGCTGAAGATGCAGCCCGGCCCGCTTCGCATTCAGGTGGAAAACCATGCGGAGGTCCGCACCCTCCCCTCGGTCTGCATGGCCAACGAGACGCTGCACGGCATGCTCGGCCGCCGGCGGCCGTTCCTCACCGCCAAGCGGCTGCTCTCCAACCAGACCTTCCGCGACATTTACCGCACGGACATGCTCGACGTCGACCAACGGCTGAAGATCACTAGCCTGACCTTCCTTTTTACCGACCTGCGCGGTTCGACCGAGCTCTACGAGCGCGTCGGCGACCTGGCCGCATTCGATCTGGTGCGGGCGCATTTCCGGGTCCTGAACGAGATCGTTGCGGCCGAGGCCGGCGCCGTCGTCAAGACGATCGGCGACGCCGTGATGGCGACCTTTCCGACACCGGACCGGGCGGTCGCCGCGGCCATGCGGATGCGCGACGCCATGCGCAAGCTCAATGACGAACGCGGCAGCGAGGACCTGCTCCTGAAAATCGGTATCCACGAAGGACCGTGCATCGCCGTCAATTTGAACGAGCGGCAAGACTATTTCGGCCAGACCGTCAACATCGCCTCGCGCGTCCAGCACCTGGCCACGTCGCGCGAGATCTTTGCTACCGGCTCTGTGCTCGAAGACCCGCGAGCCTCCAACCTGCTTTCGGATCGGGGTCTGAGCCCGATGTCACACAATGTCACGCTGCGCGGCATTGCCACCGAGATCAGCATCTTCGCTATTCCGTGA
- a CDS encoding dihydrofolate reductase family protein produces MRKIIVGAFVSLDGIMQAPGGPHEDPVGGFKYGGWAFPYFDEAMGQAVDEMFAKPFDLLLGRKTYEIFAAHWPCAGADDPIGSLFDRITKYVATRNPDLKLDWKNSQTLGNDVLATLQELKAEQGPDLLTQGSTDFLQTLFRHDLVDEMYISYFPIILGKGKRLFGEGAAPMALKLVSSKVSGTGVTVNKYIRGGPVVTGSFEFDQPSEAELERRRKLT; encoded by the coding sequence ATGAGAAAGATCATCGTTGGCGCATTCGTAAGTCTGGACGGAATCATGCAGGCGCCGGGGGGACCGCACGAAGATCCCGTCGGCGGCTTCAAATATGGCGGCTGGGCCTTCCCCTATTTCGACGAGGCCATGGGACAAGCGGTGGACGAGATGTTCGCCAAGCCGTTTGACCTCCTGCTTGGCCGGAAGACCTATGAGATCTTCGCGGCGCATTGGCCCTGTGCCGGCGCGGACGACCCGATCGGCTCATTGTTCGACCGCATCACCAAATACGTCGCGACGCGCAATCCGGACCTGAAGCTCGACTGGAAGAACAGTCAGACATTGGGCAACGACGTGCTTGCTACACTGCAAGAACTGAAAGCTGAGCAAGGACCGGACCTGCTGACGCAGGGCTCGACCGATTTCCTCCAGACCCTTTTCCGCCATGACCTGGTGGACGAGATGTATATCTCGTACTTTCCCATCATTCTCGGAAAGGGGAAGAGGCTGTTCGGCGAAGGCGCAGCACCGATGGCGTTGAAACTGGTAAGTTCGAAGGTCTCCGGAACCGGCGTCACGGTCAACAAATATATCCGCGGAGGACCGGTCGTCACCGGTTCATTCGAATTCGATCAGCCATCCGAAGCGGAACTCGAACGGCGACGAAAATTGACGTGA
- a CDS encoding CBS domain-containing protein: MRTEEAMHSGVRWIGPEADLRTIARIMKEEDIGALPVGENDRLIGMVTDRDLTLRALANGRDVSSLTARDVMTREIVYCRTNESVEDAIRLMESKKIRRLPVINDDKRMVGMLSLGDISHCTSQQLAGELVKAVSAHHA, from the coding sequence ATGAGAACCGAAGAAGCGATGCATTCCGGTGTTCGTTGGATCGGCCCGGAAGCGGATCTGCGAACCATCGCGCGGATCATGAAGGAGGAAGACATCGGCGCGCTGCCGGTCGGCGAGAACGATCGCTTGATCGGAATGGTAACCGATCGCGATCTCACTCTGCGTGCATTGGCGAACGGCCGCGACGTCTCCTCGCTGACGGCTCGCGACGTTATGACCAGGGAGATCGTCTATTGCCGCACCAATGAATCCGTCGAAGACGCCATTCGCCTGATGGAGTCGAAGAAGATCCGGCGGCTGCCGGTGATCAACGATGACAAGCGCATGGTCGGCATGCTGTCGCTGGGCGACATTTCCCACTGCACCAGCCAGCAATTGGCAGGCGAATTGGTCAAGGCAGTCAGCGCTCACCACGCCTGA
- a CDS encoding TerC family protein produces MEIFTSAGLLALMQVIVIDLVLAGDNAVVIGLAAAGLPIEQRKKAILVGIIAATVLRIVLAAFTVQLLAIIGLLLAGGILLLWVCWKMWREIRSGGHEELGLDDANAPKKTFRQAATQIVVADVSMSLDNVLAVAGAAREHPTVLVFGLMLSIALMGVAATFIAKLLARYHWIAYVGLAIILYVALDMIYRGALEVWPHVAPVAQAMAGL; encoded by the coding sequence ATGGAGATTTTCACGTCCGCCGGACTATTGGCGCTTATGCAAGTTATCGTCATCGACCTCGTGCTTGCCGGGGACAACGCCGTCGTGATCGGCCTCGCGGCAGCGGGCCTGCCGATAGAGCAACGCAAGAAGGCCATTCTCGTCGGCATTATTGCGGCGACCGTACTTCGTATCGTGCTCGCGGCCTTCACGGTTCAGCTTCTGGCTATCATCGGGCTTCTCCTCGCCGGCGGCATTCTCCTGCTTTGGGTCTGCTGGAAAATGTGGCGGGAGATTCGTTCAGGCGGCCATGAAGAGCTTGGATTGGACGACGCCAACGCACCGAAGAAGACATTCAGGCAGGCCGCGACCCAGATCGTCGTGGCAGACGTGTCGATGTCGCTCGACAACGTGCTTGCGGTCGCAGGCGCCGCACGCGAGCATCCGACCGTCCTCGTCTTCGGGCTCATGCTCTCCATCGCCTTGATGGGCGTTGCGGCAACCTTCATTGCCAAGCTGCTCGCCCGCTACCATTGGATCGCCTATGTCGGCCTGGCGATCATTCTCTACGTCGCTCTCGATATGATCTATCGCGGCGCCTTGGAGGTATGGCCACACGTCGCGCCGGTCGCCCAGGCCATGGCCGGGCTCTGA
- a CDS encoding mechanosensitive ion channel family protein: MHPAAKLTVLSIAISFVVLTLAGGGTATAQQAAQPQQVAPSTPTPAQPPQPSPEAQSAPPAPAAQREADEAPANASPLLQQAEDQLDQADRELKRLADRVGAAADDDTLLAELKVQVDELSKQIISASVATRSRLDEIKARLAELGDPPGEGQPPEAAIVTEERKRLLAERGAINALTGRAENLSVEARKLANGITATRRALFSNTLLKRTEVSVAMLSEAITTTADESRALWRSVSSWLTFAWNYKRIPFLTAIFLSLCGAMIFLVGGYRFFSPFILQHEEQDEPTYFRQLSLAFWSTLIPTMALIAFATSSYFFLSSFNVLRPDIAPIIAVTLGMGVAVFFVTRLASAVLSPARSSWRLVRVSDRGARMLMAPIFAMALVNGLDYLLGSISDSLGSPVLLTVAKSFLASIIIGLILMSMAWIRPTLRQDEPFDAPGRPWPRFISVSLLLLGAGLIAIALAGYVGLARFIATQIIVTGAILVTMYIGILTGRSVSKQGAFAETVGGRYLERRFKLEQVGLDQIGLVAGLGIYALVALFFIPLILLQWGFQIADIESWVYRFVTEIRIGTITISLVGLLAGVLFFAIGFVVTRWVQRWIDGNVMARSRVDAGVRNSIRTGIGYIGVGLAGLIGLSAAGIDLSSLALVAGALSLGVGFGLQNIVSNFVSGLILLVERPFKVGDWIVSGTTEGFVRRISVRATEIETFQHQSIMMPNSLLINASVGNWTHRNKLGRSEITITLSYASDPRRVIELLHEIAAAHPMVLKNPAPNVGFTAFGDERMTFELRIYVADVLTAGNVRNDIRVSIYERFRDEEIGAPFPVRVEDTTPEEATPSDIELPAAEEDKTEIQAEESETRRRSFGARSSSR; this comes from the coding sequence TTGCATCCCGCTGCGAAATTGACCGTTCTCTCGATTGCCATTTCGTTCGTCGTCCTGACGCTCGCCGGGGGCGGCACGGCGACGGCCCAGCAGGCGGCGCAACCGCAACAGGTCGCGCCTTCGACGCCGACGCCTGCGCAGCCGCCCCAACCGAGTCCGGAAGCGCAGTCCGCGCCACCCGCTCCGGCGGCCCAACGCGAAGCCGACGAGGCCCCGGCAAATGCTTCACCCTTGCTGCAGCAGGCGGAAGACCAGCTCGACCAGGCTGACCGAGAGCTCAAGCGGCTGGCCGATCGTGTCGGCGCCGCCGCCGATGACGATACGTTGCTTGCCGAACTCAAGGTCCAGGTCGACGAGCTGTCGAAGCAGATCATCTCGGCATCGGTGGCGACGCGGTCGCGTCTCGACGAAATCAAGGCGCGGCTTGCCGAGTTAGGCGATCCGCCGGGCGAGGGCCAGCCGCCCGAGGCGGCAATCGTCACCGAGGAGCGAAAGCGCCTGCTGGCCGAGCGCGGCGCCATCAACGCTCTGACCGGGAGAGCGGAAAATCTTTCCGTTGAGGCCAGGAAGCTCGCCAACGGCATCACTGCCACCCGCCGCGCGCTGTTCTCCAACACCCTGCTGAAGCGCACCGAGGTTTCCGTGGCGATGTTGAGCGAGGCGATCACGACCACGGCTGACGAGAGCAGGGCATTGTGGCGCAGCGTCAGCAGCTGGCTGACGTTTGCGTGGAACTACAAGCGCATTCCCTTCTTGACCGCGATCTTTCTTTCGCTCTGCGGGGCGATGATTTTTCTCGTCGGGGGCTATAGGTTTTTCTCGCCGTTCATTTTGCAGCACGAGGAGCAGGACGAGCCCACTTATTTCCGGCAGCTTTCGCTGGCCTTCTGGTCCACGCTTATTCCGACCATGGCGCTCATCGCCTTCGCAACCTCGAGCTATTTCTTCCTGAGCAGCTTCAATGTCTTGCGGCCGGACATAGCACCGATCATTGCGGTTACGCTTGGCATGGGTGTTGCCGTCTTCTTCGTCACCAGGCTGGCGAGTGCCGTGCTGTCGCCAGCGCGCTCGAGCTGGCGTCTCGTGCGCGTTTCGGATCGCGGTGCGCGCATGCTGATGGCGCCGATCTTTGCCATGGCGCTGGTCAACGGCCTCGACTACTTGCTCGGAAGCATCAGCGATTCCCTTGGTTCGCCGGTCCTGCTGACCGTCGCCAAGAGCTTTCTCGCATCGATCATCATCGGGCTGATATTGATGTCGATGGCATGGATCCGCCCGACGCTCAGGCAGGACGAGCCGTTTGACGCACCCGGTCGTCCGTGGCCGCGGTTCATTTCCGTGTCGCTGCTGTTGTTGGGAGCAGGGCTGATTGCAATAGCCCTTGCCGGGTATGTCGGCCTGGCGCGGTTCATTGCCACGCAGATCATCGTTACCGGCGCCATCCTGGTGACGATGTATATCGGCATTCTCACCGGTCGATCGGTCTCCAAACAGGGCGCCTTCGCGGAAACGGTCGGGGGACGCTATCTCGAACGTCGCTTCAAACTGGAACAGGTGGGGCTCGACCAGATCGGCCTTGTCGCCGGCCTCGGCATATATGCGCTCGTCGCGCTGTTTTTCATCCCGCTGATCCTGCTGCAATGGGGCTTCCAAATCGCGGATATCGAATCCTGGGTCTATCGGTTCGTTACCGAGATCCGGATCGGAACGATTACGATCTCGCTGGTCGGCCTTCTTGCGGGCGTGCTCTTCTTCGCGATCGGCTTTGTCGTCACCCGTTGGGTGCAGCGCTGGATCGACGGCAACGTCATGGCGCGTAGCCGTGTCGATGCCGGCGTGCGCAATTCCATCCGCACCGGCATCGGCTATATCGGCGTCGGCCTTGCCGGCCTCATCGGCCTGTCGGCGGCGGGCATCGATCTTTCAAGCCTCGCTCTCGTCGCCGGTGCTCTCTCGCTCGGCGTCGGTTTCGGCCTGCAGAACATCGTCTCGAATTTCGTCTCGGGCTTGATCCTGCTCGTCGAGCGGCCCTTCAAGGTCGGCGACTGGATCGTCAGCGGCACGACCGAGGGCTTCGTCCGGCGCATTTCCGTCCGCGCGACCGAGATCGAAACCTTCCAGCACCAGTCGATCATGATGCCGAACTCGCTGCTCATCAACGCATCGGTCGGCAACTGGACGCACCGAAACAAGCTTGGTCGCTCCGAAATTACCATCACGCTCAGCTATGCCAGCGATCCGCGCCGGGTCATCGAGCTGCTGCACGAAATCGCCGCCGCCCATCCGATGGTCCTCAAGAATCCGGCGCCGAATGTCGGCTTCACGGCCTTCGGCGACGAGCGCATGACTTTCGAATTGCGCATCTATGTCGCCGACGTGCTGACGGCGGGCAACGTCCGCAACGACATCCGTGTCTCGATTTACGAGCGTTTCCGCGACGAGGAGATCGGCGCCCCATTCCCTGTGAGGGTAGAGGACACGACGCCGGAGGAGGCGACGCCATCCGACATCGAGCTACCAGCGGCTGAGGAAGACAAAACCGAGATTCAGGCGGAGGAGAGCGAGACGCGCCGCCGGTCCTTCGGTGCGCGCAGCAGCAGCCGCTAA
- a CDS encoding GFA family protein → MSMKRLPWEGGCRCGRVRIEVSAPPLVTMACHCTGCQRMTASAYSLSVAVPSEGFAVTKGDPVIGGLHGATRHYFCPHCMSWMFTRPEGMDWFVNLRATMLDDASWFAPFIETWTSEKLPWATTPAVHSYETIPAMEEYEDLLQGYAEWAGKPDS, encoded by the coding sequence ATGAGCATGAAAAGGCTGCCGTGGGAGGGCGGGTGCCGCTGCGGACGGGTGCGCATCGAGGTCAGCGCTCCGCCGCTTGTCACCATGGCCTGCCATTGCACGGGGTGCCAGCGCATGACGGCGAGCGCTTACTCATTAAGCGTCGCGGTCCCGAGCGAGGGCTTCGCGGTAACCAAGGGAGACCCGGTGATCGGCGGACTGCACGGCGCGACGCGCCACTATTTTTGCCCGCACTGCATGAGCTGGATGTTCACCCGCCCCGAAGGGATGGATTGGTTCGTGAACCTTCGTGCGACGATGCTCGACGACGCCAGCTGGTTCGCGCCTTTCATCGAGACCTGGACAAGCGAGAAATTGCCATGGGCGACCACGCCCGCCGTCCATAGTTACGAAACGATCCCGGCGATGGAGGAGTATGAGGACCTGTTGCAAGGATATGCGGAATGGGCCGGGAAGCCCGACTCGTAG